Proteins encoded in a region of the Paucibacter sediminis genome:
- a CDS encoding GGDEF domain-containing protein, with the protein MRYQDSIARSAEYLRTALPMMSRQRAALHPVSYAVWYEFVSGSNPALAQALQELTQGNRPLDETQTWELYRSHIAELDTESATRLGEGLGNVLGQIAHSAELAEDQTQTFGRSLGRWNEQLRSAAPGQHTQVLAELMAGTQDMQSTMKALRARLHASQSEIEHLRHEVERTRGEVLLDALTGLANRRAFEQRLNECAQSEHAGSPVAPCLLLSDIDGFRQLNERYGLDFGDQVLRSVARVLQRCAQSHHVVARVGGEEFALLMPEAGLHEALMLAEQLREGMASTGIATDAQGPARVTLSLGVTQLGQGEAPSAFLARADLALQASKRGGRNRVTVLSAQESLSA; encoded by the coding sequence ATGAGGTATCAAGACAGCATCGCACGCAGCGCCGAGTACCTGCGCACCGCCTTGCCCATGATGTCGCGCCAGCGCGCCGCGCTGCATCCGGTCAGCTACGCCGTGTGGTACGAATTCGTCAGCGGCAGCAACCCGGCGCTGGCCCAGGCCCTGCAGGAATTGACCCAGGGCAATCGCCCGCTCGACGAGACCCAGACCTGGGAGCTCTACCGCAGCCATATCGCCGAGCTCGACACCGAGAGCGCCACCCGCCTGGGCGAGGGCCTGGGCAATGTGCTGGGCCAGATCGCCCACAGCGCCGAGCTCGCGGAAGACCAGACCCAGACCTTCGGCCGCTCGCTGGGGCGCTGGAACGAGCAGCTGCGCAGCGCCGCGCCGGGCCAGCACACCCAGGTGCTGGCCGAGCTAATGGCCGGCACCCAGGACATGCAATCCACCATGAAGGCGCTGCGCGCGCGCCTGCATGCCAGCCAGTCGGAGATCGAGCACCTGCGCCACGAGGTCGAGCGCACGCGCGGCGAGGTGCTGCTGGACGCCCTCACCGGCCTGGCCAATCGCCGCGCCTTCGAGCAGCGCCTGAATGAATGCGCGCAGAGCGAGCATGCCGGCAGCCCGGTGGCGCCCTGCCTGCTGCTCAGCGACATCGACGGCTTCCGCCAGCTCAACGAGCGCTATGGCCTGGACTTCGGCGATCAGGTGCTGCGCAGCGTGGCGCGCGTGCTGCAGCGCTGCGCGCAAAGCCATCATGTGGTGGCGCGCGTGGGCGGCGAGGAGTTTGCCCTGCTGATGCCCGAGGCCGGCCTGCACGAGGCGCTGATGCTGGCCGAGCAGCTGCGCGAGGGCATGGCCAGCACCGGCATCGCCACCGATGCCCAGGGCCCGGCGCGCGTGACGCTCTCGCTGGGCGTGACCCAGCTGGGCCAGGGCGAGGCGCCGAGCGCCTTTCTGGCGCGCGCCGACCTGGCGCTGCAGGCCTCCAAACGCGGCGGCCGCAACCGCGTCACGGTGCTGTCGGCACAGGAATCGCTGTCCGCCTGA
- a CDS encoding NAD(P)H-dependent flavin oxidoreductase, with product MNLPFVAPELGPLFERSGLKPLMLRGRALLPIVQGGMGVGVSAQRLAGAVAAEGGMGTLSSVDLRRHHPDLMARTEGHHAGEEAKRVINAANLEALGREIAGARERSAGRGLVALNVMRAVSEYAASVRKALEAGIDAVVVGAGLPLDLPELAQDHPDTLLMPILSDARGVQLIVKKWERKKRLPDAIVIEHPRLAGGHLGAARISDLQDGRFDFERAIPECLEFFERAGLAGRIPLIAAGGVRSFEDIARLQALGAAGVQLGTPFAVTEEADAHPEFKRVLAEARDEDMLEFTSVAGLPARAVGTPWLKAYLKIEQKLQAVAHVKSRCTKAFDCLAQCGLRDGLKDWGQFCIDNQLAAALRGDIKKGLFFRGAGSLPFGEQIRSVRELMEKLLTATTPMAPLRT from the coding sequence ATGAATCTTCCCTTCGTCGCCCCCGAGCTGGGCCCCTTGTTTGAACGCAGCGGACTCAAGCCCCTGATGCTGCGCGGCCGCGCCCTGCTGCCCATCGTGCAGGGCGGCATGGGGGTGGGCGTGAGCGCGCAACGCCTGGCCGGCGCGGTGGCGGCCGAGGGCGGCATGGGCACGCTGAGCTCGGTGGACCTGCGCCGCCACCATCCCGACCTGATGGCCCGCACCGAGGGCCACCATGCCGGCGAGGAGGCCAAGCGCGTCATCAACGCCGCGAATCTGGAGGCGCTGGGCCGCGAGATCGCCGGCGCGCGCGAGCGCTCGGCCGGCCGCGGCCTGGTGGCGCTGAACGTGATGCGGGCGGTGAGCGAGTACGCCGCCTCGGTGCGCAAGGCGCTGGAGGCCGGCATCGACGCGGTGGTGGTGGGCGCCGGCCTGCCGCTGGACCTGCCCGAACTGGCCCAGGACCATCCCGACACCTTGCTGATGCCCATCCTCAGCGATGCGCGCGGCGTGCAGCTGATCGTGAAGAAATGGGAGCGCAAGAAGCGCCTGCCCGATGCCATCGTGATCGAACACCCGCGCCTGGCCGGCGGCCATCTGGGCGCGGCGCGCATCAGCGATCTGCAGGACGGGCGCTTCGACTTCGAGCGCGCCATTCCCGAATGTCTGGAGTTCTTCGAGCGTGCCGGCCTGGCCGGGCGGATTCCGCTCATCGCCGCCGGTGGCGTGCGCAGCTTCGAGGACATCGCGCGCCTGCAGGCGCTGGGCGCGGCCGGCGTGCAGCTGGGCACGCCCTTTGCCGTCACCGAGGAGGCCGATGCCCACCCCGAGTTCAAGCGCGTGCTGGCCGAGGCGCGCGACGAGGACATGCTGGAGTTCACCAGCGTCGCCGGCCTGCCGGCGCGCGCGGTGGGCACGCCCTGGCTGAAGGCCTATCTGAAGATCGAGCAGAAGCTGCAGGCGGTGGCGCATGTGAAGAGCCGCTGCACCAAGGCGTTCGACTGCCTGGCCCAATGCGGCCTGCGCGACGGCCTGAAGGACTGGGGCCAGTTCTGCATCGACAACCAGCTCGCCGCCGCGCTGCGCGGCGACATCAAGAAGGGCCTGTTCTTCCGCGGCGCCGGCAGCCTGCCGTTCGGCGAGCAGATCCGCAGCGTGCGCGAGCTGATGGAAAAGCTGCTCACCGCGACCACGCCGATGGCCCCCCTGCGAACCTGA
- a CDS encoding DMT family transporter encodes MSSKPALGPGLALASMGAVAFSGKAIIVKLAYRHGVDAVTLIMLRMLFALPLFLALAWWAGRGKPALTGRDWRVILGLGFTGYYLASFLDFAGLAYVSASFERLILYLNPTLVLALGWLIFKRRVSGRQLLALGLSYAGVLLVFGQELHLQGGNVWLGAALVFGSALSYAVYLLFSGEEVQRLGSLRLTGLATTVACLLCIAQFLLLRPLHGLLEVAPAVIWLSVLNATACTFAPVLMVMMAIERLGASMAAQTGMIGPMSTILMGVVLLGEPFTPWVALGTLLVLAGVWLLARWR; translated from the coding sequence ATGAGTTCCAAACCGGCCCTGGGGCCCGGCCTGGCCCTGGCCTCCATGGGCGCGGTGGCCTTTTCGGGCAAGGCCATCATCGTCAAGCTGGCCTACCGCCATGGGGTGGATGCGGTCACCCTGATCATGCTGCGCATGCTGTTCGCGCTGCCGCTGTTCCTGGCGCTGGCCTGGTGGGCCGGCCGCGGCAAGCCGGCGCTGACGGGGCGCGACTGGCGCGTCATCCTGGGCCTGGGCTTCACCGGCTACTACCTGGCCAGCTTTCTGGACTTTGCCGGCCTGGCCTATGTGAGCGCGAGTTTCGAGCGCCTCATCCTCTATCTCAACCCGACCCTGGTGCTGGCGCTGGGCTGGCTGATCTTCAAGCGCCGCGTCAGCGGTCGGCAGCTGCTGGCCCTGGGCCTGAGTTACGCGGGCGTGCTGCTGGTGTTCGGCCAGGAGCTGCATCTGCAGGGCGGCAATGTCTGGCTGGGCGCGGCGCTGGTGTTCGGCAGCGCGCTCAGCTACGCGGTCTACCTGCTCTTCAGCGGCGAGGAGGTGCAGCGCCTGGGTTCGCTGCGCCTCACCGGCCTGGCCACCACGGTGGCCTGCCTGCTGTGCATCGCGCAGTTCCTGCTGCTGCGCCCGCTGCACGGCCTGTTGGAGGTGGCGCCGGCGGTGATCTGGCTGTCGGTGCTGAATGCCACAGCCTGCACCTTCGCGCCGGTGCTGATGGTGATGATGGCGATCGAGCGCCTGGGCGCCTCGATGGCGGCGCAGACCGGCATGATCGGCCCGATGTCCACGATACTGATGGGCGTTGTGCTGCTGGGCGAGCCCTTCACGCCCTGGGTGGCGCTGGGCACCCTGCTGGTGCTGGCGGGCGTGTGGCTGTTGGCGCGTTGGCGCTAG